One Candidatus Brocadiia bacterium DNA window includes the following coding sequences:
- a CDS encoding ATPase, T2SS/T4P/T4SS family — MVAKSEISIGEKLISAGIIKKDALDRAMSEHERTNAPLVQCLSKLKLAKEDKMLDVLSKELYLPFIKLRDVTIDKSLIQKIPVRFVAHYKFMPVKLTLKPDGLNYLSVAVASPLNIMILDELRLQLGYEIEVMLTVSDELMGAMKKYYGLAADTMEKIMSTTGKDEMIIPTDMSLEKVEDIEKLAEDASIIKLVNQILLEAHRSRATDIHLEPYRGKIRLRYRIDGILYNINVPTAIKNFYLSILSRIKIMSNLNIVERRLPQDGRAVVKTEKETLDMRISIIPTPYGESAVIRLLPTKMLYNLSDLGLTPEELSILQMLLNKPHGIIFVTGPTGSGKTTTLYASLHKLNTHETKILTIEDPIEYEMEGITQIQVMPEIDLTFARALRSMLRHDPDVMMVGEVRDFETAEITIRIALTGHLIFSTIHTNDAAGGVTRLIDMGVEPYLIASSVEAFIAQRLVRVICPECKENDTLTPKVMINQMKKELGTDDITPYRGKGCDECNFTGYQGRTAIYEIMLIDENVRKLVLAKSSSDEIKKAAIRNKMKTLRIAGWEKVRAGITTVEEVLRVSPGDPPEILAAANLGFKNEATFEMPLAETPRGGRVYNRLSVRIPMEFALHKTSVTAEEESFPKYIKTVAQDISPTGIQWLAAETVLPGSIVKLKIYPPNLPMIECLVKVVRIEEAKETVKPGSQAKYNIGSYYLDIESSDKAKLIALTESA, encoded by the coding sequence ATGGTTGCAAAAAGTGAGATATCCATAGGCGAAAAACTTATTTCGGCAGGCATTATAAAAAAAGATGCCCTGGACAGAGCCATGTCCGAGCACGAAAGAACTAACGCCCCACTGGTCCAGTGTTTGTCTAAACTGAAATTAGCCAAAGAGGACAAGATGCTGGATGTCTTATCAAAGGAATTATATCTGCCGTTTATTAAACTGCGTGATGTGACCATTGACAAGTCTCTTATTCAGAAGATACCGGTCAGGTTCGTGGCGCATTATAAATTCATGCCGGTTAAGTTGACATTAAAACCGGATGGCCTCAACTATCTTTCCGTCGCCGTTGCCTCGCCGCTTAATATAATGATTCTTGATGAACTGAGGCTTCAGCTTGGTTATGAGATAGAAGTTATGCTTACGGTTTCGGATGAATTGATGGGGGCGATGAAAAAATATTACGGCTTGGCGGCTGACACTATGGAAAAGATTATGTCCACTACCGGTAAGGACGAAATGATTATCCCTACTGATATGTCCCTTGAAAAGGTGGAGGATATCGAGAAGCTGGCGGAGGATGCATCGATAATAAAACTGGTTAACCAAATTTTGCTTGAAGCGCACCGCAGCCGGGCTACGGATATCCACTTGGAGCCATACCGCGGTAAAATCAGGCTGAGATATCGGATTGACGGCATACTTTATAATATCAATGTGCCCACGGCAATTAAGAATTTTTATCTTTCTATACTATCGCGCATCAAGATAATGTCTAATCTGAATATCGTTGAGCGACGTTTGCCCCAAGACGGTCGGGCCGTGGTAAAGACCGAAAAAGAAACCCTGGATATGCGTATTTCGATCATACCGACTCCGTACGGCGAAAGTGCGGTTATCAGGTTGCTCCCGACTAAAATGCTTTATAATCTGAGCGATCTTGGGTTAACTCCTGAGGAATTGAGCATACTTCAGATGCTTCTTAATAAACCCCACGGTATCATATTTGTGACCGGCCCGACCGGAAGCGGAAAGACTACTACTCTTTATGCCAGTTTGCACAAGCTGAATACGCATGAGACAAAGATATTAACTATTGAAGACCCGATTGAATATGAGATGGAAGGTATTACTCAGATTCAGGTGATGCCTGAGATAGATTTAACCTTTGCCCGGGCGCTTAGGAGCATGCTCCGGCACGATCCGGATGTTATGATGGTCGGAGAAGTCAGGGATTTTGAGACAGCCGAAATAACCATACGTATAGCATTGACCGGCCACTTGATATTTTCCACGATTCATACTAATGATGCGGCCGGTGGCGTAACCAGGCTTATTGATATGGGTGTGGAGCCATACCTGATAGCGTCTTCTGTCGAAGCTTTTATCGCGCAAAGGTTGGTTAGGGTGATATGCCCGGAGTGCAAGGAAAACGATACTTTAACGCCTAAGGTTATGATAAATCAGATGAAAAAAGAGTTGGGGACAGATGATATTACCCCGTACCGCGGTAAAGGCTGCGATGAATGCAATTTTACCGGTTACCAGGGGCGGACGGCGATTTATGAAATAATGCTTATAGATGAGAATGTCCGTAAACTGGTTCTTGCTAAATCTTCTTCCGACGAGATTAAAAAAGCAGCTATAAGAAATAAAATGAAAACATTGCGTATAGCTGGATGGGAGAAAGTCAGGGCCGGCATAACTACTGTGGAAGAAGTGCTCAGAGTATCCCCGGGTGATCCCCCGGAAATACTTGCGGCAGCAAATCTTGGTTTTAAAAATGAGGCAACGTTCGAAATGCCTTTGGCTGAAACACCAAGAGGCGGCAGAGTATATAATCGTCTTTCAGTGCGAATCCCGATGGAGTTTGCTTTGCATAAAACATCTGTAACGGCCGAAGAAGAATCGTTTCCGAAATACATTAAAACAGTGGCTCAGGATATCAGCCCGACCGGAATACAGTGGTTAGCTGCCGAAACAGTATTGCCTGGCTCGATAGTCAAACTGAAAATCTACCCACCTAATCTTCCTATGATTGAATGTTTGGTAAAGGTTGTTCGTATAGAGGAGGCGAAAGAAACCGTTAAGCCTGGCAGTCAGGCGAAATATAATATTGGTTCTTATTATCTCGATATTGAAAGTTCAGATAAAGCGAAACTGATAGCATTAACCGAGTCCGCCTGA
- the xerD gene encoding site-specific tyrosine recombinase XerD — MREIDLFLTYLAVDCGLSSNTLDAYKRDLVTFIRSLKNKDVSASEVTSQDIYNFIQSRRKSGLSPNTIARNIVAIKMFFRFLVSQGYLKKDSTELIDTPRTWKRLPDVVSYADIEKLLAAPNLTKPHGIRNKAIIEVLYATGARVSEVVNLKISDINFDNRYCKCFGKGNKQRIVLLGEEAIKALNNYLDKIRPKWIKASSPGNVFLNHRGQKLGRQRVWGLIGLYGRLAGIRTKLHPHLLRHSFATHLLEHGANIRYVQEMLGHSNIATTQIYTHIDKERLKSIHRQFHPRA, encoded by the coding sequence ATGCGGGAGATAGACCTTTTTCTTACTTATTTAGCTGTTGATTGCGGGCTGAGTTCAAACACTCTAGATGCCTACAAACGCGACCTGGTAACATTCATTCGATCGCTTAAAAATAAAGACGTATCGGCGTCCGAAGTAACCAGCCAGGACATTTACAATTTTATACAATCACGTCGTAAATCCGGATTATCCCCGAATACTATCGCCCGCAATATTGTCGCCATCAAAATGTTCTTCCGCTTCCTGGTTTCCCAAGGCTATCTCAAAAAAGATTCCACGGAGCTTATTGATACGCCGCGAACCTGGAAACGACTGCCGGATGTCGTCTCCTACGCCGACATAGAAAAACTCCTGGCCGCGCCGAACCTGACTAAACCTCACGGCATCAGGAACAAAGCAATCATTGAAGTGCTTTATGCGACCGGAGCGCGCGTGTCCGAGGTCGTTAACCTTAAGATTTCAGATATAAACTTCGACAACAGATACTGTAAGTGTTTCGGCAAAGGAAACAAACAGCGAATCGTCTTATTGGGCGAAGAAGCAATAAAAGCGCTTAATAATTACCTGGATAAAATCAGGCCGAAATGGATAAAAGCTTCATCTCCGGGAAACGTATTTCTTAACCACCGGGGACAAAAATTAGGCCGGCAAAGAGTCTGGGGATTAATCGGCCTTTACGGACGGTTAGCCGGGATCCGGACAAAATTACACCCCCACCTACTAAGACATTCCTTTGCAACGCATCTTCTGGAACACGGCGCAAATATCAGATATGTCCAGGAAATGCTCGGCCACAGCAATATTGCCACCACCCAAATTTATACCCATATCGACAAGGAAAGATTAAAATCAATCCACAGGCAATTCCATCCGCGCGCCTGA
- a CDS encoding alpha-amylase/4-alpha-glucanotransferase domain-containing protein yields the protein MSQVNFILCLHNHQPVGNFDNVFEAAYRQSYEPFFAVADRFPEIKLCIHYSGSLLEWLERAHPKFITKLKDQVSKGRLELLGGGYYEPILTMLPDRDKIGQITLFSDYLEKRFGKRPRGIWLAERVWEQSLVKPLAEAGIEYTVVDDFHFKTTGFNEKQLDGYYVTEDQGKTINIFPIPEVLRYAIPFKPPLETISYLLGRRDNPHPVIAYADDGEKFGIWPKTYQHCYDDKWLENFFYTLRDAVTNGRLNITTFSNVIDNLKPEGKAYLPDCSYREMTEWALPTDVAIAYEDIIKHTPKSNLVTIRPGGYWRNFKVKYPEINLMYSKMVEVSGQIGQLPPDTATDARKELYRGQGNCAYWHGVFGGFYLPHLRHAMYQHLIEAEKITSKHHISNIETSDFDYDGFDEVKISDKEINCYIKPACGGTIYEYDIINKGFNPLATLSRRREAYHHKILEAQAQNSVNTVATIHDLVVSKTAGLENLLYYDNYLRQSLVDHFLPQSLDLDNFTRCNYSEDGDFVGTEYKFKVNKTEKSLTLWREGVIKKESKLIPIRVEKTVSFTGKDQLSLEIKYTITNQGSEPAPALFACEFNLSMLAGNAFDRYYYDSSRHNIGPLITAGKAEHQELFGIKDEYQKIDIALQLDNPTDFWFFPVQTVSQSEGGFELIYQSSVIMPLWRIQLEPGKKWTTRIIKKVKFL from the coding sequence ATGTCTCAGGTAAATTTTATATTATGCCTTCACAACCACCAGCCGGTAGGCAATTTTGACAACGTCTTTGAGGCGGCGTACCGTCAGTCTTATGAGCCTTTCTTCGCTGTGGCGGATCGCTTCCCGGAGATAAAGCTGTGCATACATTACAGCGGTTCGTTGCTGGAATGGCTGGAACGAGCCCATCCAAAATTTATTACTAAATTGAAAGATCAAGTCTCAAAAGGACGTTTGGAGCTGTTAGGCGGCGGATATTATGAACCTATCCTGACCATGCTACCTGACCGGGACAAAATCGGCCAAATAACATTATTCTCAGATTATCTGGAAAAGCGTTTCGGCAAGCGCCCGCGCGGAATATGGCTGGCCGAAAGAGTCTGGGAACAATCGCTGGTAAAACCCCTGGCTGAGGCCGGAATCGAATATACAGTGGTAGACGATTTCCATTTCAAAACCACCGGTTTTAACGAAAAACAGCTAGACGGCTATTATGTTACTGAAGACCAGGGCAAAACCATAAATATCTTTCCCATCCCGGAAGTTCTGAGATACGCAATTCCGTTCAAACCGCCGCTGGAAACTATAAGCTATCTTTTGGGGCGACGGGACAACCCGCATCCGGTAATCGCCTACGCCGATGACGGTGAAAAATTCGGCATCTGGCCCAAAACATACCAGCACTGCTATGATGATAAATGGCTGGAAAACTTTTTCTATACGCTCCGTGATGCAGTCACCAACGGACGGCTCAATATAACGACTTTCTCAAATGTCATTGATAACCTTAAACCTGAGGGAAAAGCATACCTGCCTGATTGCTCGTACCGAGAGATGACCGAATGGGCATTACCTACTGACGTGGCTATCGCCTATGAAGACATTATCAAGCATACCCCCAAAAGTAATTTGGTCACTATTCGACCGGGCGGATACTGGCGTAACTTCAAGGTAAAATATCCGGAAATAAACCTGATGTATTCCAAGATGGTGGAAGTAAGCGGTCAAATAGGCCAACTGCCGCCAGATACTGCAACGGATGCCCGGAAGGAACTCTACCGCGGCCAGGGCAACTGCGCTTACTGGCACGGGGTATTCGGCGGGTTTTACCTGCCCCACCTCCGGCACGCTATGTACCAACACCTTATCGAAGCGGAAAAAATAACCAGCAAACATCATATCTCCAATATCGAGACGTCTGATTTCGATTATGACGGTTTTGATGAAGTCAAAATATCAGACAAAGAAATAAACTGTTATATTAAACCAGCCTGCGGCGGAACAATATACGAATATGATATCATAAACAAGGGATTCAACCCTTTGGCTACATTATCCCGCCGGCGTGAGGCCTACCACCATAAAATACTCGAGGCGCAAGCGCAGAATTCGGTCAACACGGTGGCAACAATACACGACCTGGTCGTATCCAAAACTGCCGGCCTGGAGAATCTGCTTTACTACGATAATTACCTCCGCCAATCGCTGGTCGACCATTTCCTGCCCCAGTCATTAGACCTGGATAATTTTACCCGCTGTAATTACAGCGAAGACGGCGATTTTGTCGGCACGGAATATAAATTCAAGGTCAATAAAACCGAAAAATCATTAACTCTGTGGCGTGAAGGCGTTATCAAAAAAGAAAGCAAACTCATCCCCATCAGGGTTGAAAAGACTGTTTCATTCACCGGTAAAGACCAGTTATCACTGGAGATAAAGTACACCATTACCAACCAGGGCAGCGAACCAGCTCCGGCTTTATTCGCCTGCGAATTTAACCTGTCCATGCTGGCCGGCAACGCATTTGACCGTTACTATTACGACAGCAGCCGGCATAATATCGGCCCGCTTATCACCGCCGGGAAAGCCGAACATCAGGAATTGTTCGGCATAAAGGATGAATACCAGAAAATCGATATCGCATTACAATTGGATAATCCGACTGATTTCTGGTTCTTCCCGGTACAAACCGTTTCCCAATCCGAGGGCGGGTTTGAACTCATCTATCAGTCATCCGTCATAATGCCTTTATGGCGGATACAGCTGGAACCCGGTAAAAAATGGACTACCCGAATCATTAAAAAGGTAAAATTTCTATGA
- a CDS encoding PDZ domain-containing protein, with product MNKQIPTHPIEPDSDSVYLDYGPVLPEHYNQNRIVALIRDPELLFIYWEISAPNQNLKSLISDIRNRWLLRINNLSSQTSEDILLSEPADINKIQGNWYLKTQSDTEYQMEIGIMKNDVFNTLVKSTIVKTPRLCRSNKLFHTTYLTRLIAFVAISCGLISSCTSIPAVKQETPVPQAQTIYQDKGPWLGINGINAENGVRLVDVYYNSPAQTAGIAKDDIITNVDGKNIVDTASLLAQLNSKNPGDRIKIQIIRQEEQVTLISNTDTTLITTEELAKKYGEFMEKSKPSDKITFSASKKNTSKELEITLATPPRVIHTITPPKAEIKDGKNAGWMGIGLEPAKNMEKLGFPEKTGALRITSVSQYSPAEKFGLKANDIILKYDGNEFSGEESQYTSTMSNYIKSKGSGNELSVSIIRLTNDAYTLINNNPKAVDPEKIPEEIESLKVNDTLKTTITRNIRRMEIKVTLGTRMASSATTTSEPETNDKIHPELVSETTPIEILTNKIMTATNITDKYKDLLKRYAEDQKWDDGLRLRDMRYMHRDPFKIPRICDTLLDNLQKSITTTDLRTMISVVISELDENPHQFTLELKTGLSLQEHCEQLSELLKEAEAYRKRAFAGLTEDDISFIKNNIYGLTDRWILDSNLENPEYNERDKKLLQLFSYVDYQALFEAGGLLTCVLSPAYLDGLTNDIEREGKDKEETIFSKDTPFGKIIIGGKGNDRYQENAAIIIDIGGDDFYANQLGGSICESGKPDQPFGIIVDFGGNDRYSSYKYGCQGAGVMGVGILYDKTGDDIYIAQDWAQGSGLLGVGILVDNGGNDSFKGQEYVQGAGLFGIGILIKHEGNDSYQANKLAQGFAGPKAFGLLIDTAGNDNYLASTKHPNGYPDNPGTFDGWSQGCGTGMRAYTDPSMSRSGGVGVLLDQAGEDYYEAGTFSQGGGYFFGWGMLCDGGNSNDKYLGTRYSQGFAAHSAIGYFIDQGGDDQYKTLCGVVAGLSWDLTCVAFIDKGGNDTYDDGGFSRGASAHNGFCLFMDLGGKDTYKGGTAQVAGNNYHGGYSLSVFLDQGQDDDSYTDRTNNTIETEKEYSIFIDTGKALEDLIKDDSFKTMLNNKIKEEPK from the coding sequence ATGAATAAGCAGATCCCGACGCACCCGATAGAGCCGGACAGCGATTCGGTCTACCTTGATTACGGACCGGTCCTGCCGGAACATTACAACCAAAATCGGATAGTCGCCTTAATTAGAGACCCGGAATTACTCTTCATTTACTGGGAAATTTCAGCTCCTAACCAAAACCTCAAATCACTTATATCAGACATCCGTAACAGATGGCTATTGCGTATCAACAACCTATCATCACAAACATCAGAAGATATTCTCCTCAGCGAACCCGCGGATATCAATAAGATTCAAGGCAACTGGTATCTCAAAACACAATCCGATACCGAATACCAAATGGAGATAGGAATAATGAAAAACGATGTATTTAACACCCTTGTAAAATCAACTATCGTAAAAACCCCAAGACTATGCCGCTCAAACAAGTTATTTCATACGACTTATCTTACCCGGCTAATAGCTTTCGTGGCAATATCCTGCGGCCTTATATCATCCTGCACATCGATACCGGCAGTAAAACAAGAAACACCCGTTCCCCAGGCGCAAACCATATATCAGGATAAAGGCCCCTGGCTAGGTATTAACGGCATCAATGCCGAAAATGGCGTTCGGCTGGTCGACGTTTACTACAACTCCCCCGCCCAGACTGCCGGAATAGCCAAAGATGATATTATAACCAATGTTGATGGCAAAAATATTGTAGATACCGCTTCCCTGCTGGCACAGCTCAATTCCAAAAATCCCGGTGACCGCATAAAAATACAGATCATCAGGCAGGAAGAGCAAGTAACACTGATATCCAATACAGATACCACGCTGATTACAACAGAAGAACTGGCCAAGAAATACGGTGAGTTCATGGAAAAATCCAAGCCCAGCGACAAAATAACCTTCAGCGCATCAAAGAAGAATACTTCCAAGGAGTTGGAAATCACCCTGGCTACCCCACCCAGGGTAATTCACACCATCACACCGCCCAAAGCAGAAATAAAAGATGGCAAGAACGCCGGCTGGATGGGCATCGGACTGGAACCGGCTAAAAATATGGAAAAACTCGGTTTCCCCGAGAAAACAGGTGCGTTAAGAATCACCTCGGTTTCTCAATATTCACCGGCCGAGAAATTCGGCCTCAAAGCCAATGATATTATCCTTAAATATGACGGGAACGAATTCTCCGGCGAAGAATCCCAATACACTTCAACCATGTCTAACTACATCAAATCCAAAGGCAGCGGAAATGAACTGTCGGTATCCATAATCAGGCTAACGAATGACGCCTATACCTTAATCAATAATAATCCCAAAGCCGTTGACCCAGAAAAAATACCGGAAGAAATAGAATCCCTAAAAGTTAACGATACGCTTAAGACTACCATCACCAGAAATATCCGACGGATGGAAATAAAGGTTACGCTCGGTACCCGGATGGCGTCATCAGCCACCACCACTTCTGAGCCGGAAACCAACGACAAAATACACCCGGAGCTGGTTTCCGAAACCACACCGATAGAAATACTTACCAATAAGATTATGACCGCCACAAATATCACGGACAAATACAAAGACCTCTTAAAACGCTATGCGGAAGACCAAAAATGGGATGACGGCCTGCGCCTGCGCGATATGCGCTATATGCACCGCGACCCATTCAAGATACCAAGGATATGCGATACCCTTCTGGATAACCTGCAAAAAAGCATCACCACCACTGATTTACGGACTATGATAAGCGTTGTTATATCTGAATTAGATGAGAATCCTCACCAATTTACGCTTGAACTTAAAACAGGCCTATCACTGCAGGAACACTGCGAACAACTTTCAGAATTATTAAAAGAGGCCGAGGCTTACAGAAAAAGAGCATTTGCCGGGCTGACCGAAGATGACATTTCATTCATTAAGAATAATATTTACGGACTGACTGACCGCTGGATACTTGACAGTAATCTTGAGAATCCTGAATACAATGAGAGAGACAAAAAACTTCTGCAATTATTCAGCTATGTCGATTATCAGGCGCTATTCGAAGCCGGTGGACTGCTTACCTGCGTCCTGTCTCCGGCATATCTGGACGGTCTTACAAATGATATCGAACGCGAAGGCAAGGACAAAGAAGAGACTATCTTCAGCAAGGATACGCCATTTGGCAAGATTATCATCGGCGGTAAGGGCAACGACCGATACCAGGAAAACGCAGCAATCATCATAGACATAGGCGGCGATGATTTCTATGCCAACCAATTAGGCGGGTCGATTTGTGAATCCGGTAAACCGGACCAGCCTTTTGGCATCATCGTTGATTTTGGCGGCAATGACCGTTATTCATCTTATAAATATGGGTGCCAGGGTGCGGGAGTTATGGGCGTGGGCATACTCTATGACAAAACTGGCGATGATATCTACATTGCTCAGGATTGGGCCCAGGGCAGCGGTCTGCTGGGCGTGGGCATCCTGGTTGATAATGGCGGCAATGATAGTTTTAAGGGCCAGGAATATGTCCAAGGCGCCGGGCTTTTCGGCATAGGAATATTGATAAAGCACGAAGGCAATGATTCCTATCAGGCTAATAAGTTGGCCCAGGGCTTTGCCGGTCCCAAGGCGTTCGGCCTACTCATCGATACGGCCGGCAATGACAATTACCTAGCCAGCACCAAGCATCCCAACGGCTATCCGGATAATCCCGGCACCTTTGACGGCTGGTCCCAGGGATGCGGCACAGGTATGCGGGCTTATACAGACCCGTCCATGAGCCGTTCAGGCGGAGTTGGTGTCCTGCTTGACCAGGCCGGAGAAGATTATTACGAGGCCGGCACTTTCTCCCAGGGTGGCGGCTACTTTTTCGGCTGGGGTATGCTCTGCGACGGCGGCAATAGTAATGATAAATATCTGGGTACCAGATATTCACAAGGCTTTGCGGCCCATTCGGCCATCGGGTATTTCATAGACCAGGGCGGCGATGACCAATACAAAACGCTCTGCGGGGTGGTGGCCGGGCTGTCCTGGGACCTGACCTGCGTGGCTTTCATCGACAAAGGCGGTAACGATACCTATGATGATGGCGGATTCTCAAGAGGCGCTTCGGCCCATAATGGTTTCTGCCTGTTTATGGATTTAGGCGGAAAAGACACCTATAAAGGCGGAACAGCCCAGGTGGCCGGAAATAACTACCACGGCGGCTATAGCCTTTCGGTATTCCTGGACCAGGGACAGGATGATGACTCCTATACCGACCGGACCAATAACACCATCGAAACGGAAAAGGAATACTCTATTTTCATAGATACCGGCAAGGCTTTAGAAGACCTGATTAAAGATGATTCATTCAAGACCATGCTCAATAACAAGATTAAAGAGGAGCCGAAATAA
- a CDS encoding 1,4-alpha-glucan branching protein domain-containing protein, whose translation MPKGYLSIVLHSHLPFVRHPDYPDFMEEDWLFEAITECYLPLIDVFERLSSENIPFKLTINVSPPLCEMLQDSLLKTRYNVYLNKLIGLSEKEITRTAGTPFADTARMYRERFRHIKNIYTKYGEDIISAFRKFQDEGLIEIITCGATHGFLPLMIKDEAITAQVQVAVTNYQKHFHRPPQGIWLPECAYKPGVEKALAKAGIKFFIVDTHGLIYAQPTAPYEANTPVYCNGVYAFGRDQDASKQVWSADEGYPGDTNYREFYRDLGYDGPYQYIRPYLHSDGVRRNVGIKYHRITGKVKLNEKEPYNYANALAKVEANAADFLLNRQNQIKYLAEKHNINPIVVAPYDTELFGHWWFEGPEFIYALIKKISTQSDIGLITPAEYIKLFPNQPVCEPSMSTWGDKGYNEVWLNGKNDWVYRHLHQAEDKMVELAATYPKAVSILKEILNQMARELLLAQSSDWAFLMTTGHSESYAHNRFKNHIIRFNTLYKQVKSQIIDHDFLQRLRLEDNIFPEIDYRVYVPKQ comes from the coding sequence ATGCCCAAAGGATATTTATCAATAGTCCTACACTCGCACCTGCCGTTTGTCCGGCACCCGGATTACCCGGACTTTATGGAGGAAGATTGGCTCTTTGAGGCCATTACCGAATGTTATCTACCTTTGATTGACGTCTTCGAACGCCTGAGCTCCGAGAATATCCCGTTCAAGCTGACCATAAACGTTTCTCCGCCGCTCTGCGAGATGCTCCAGGACAGCCTCCTGAAAACCCGCTATAATGTCTACCTTAACAAATTGATAGGCCTATCTGAAAAGGAAATAACCCGCACAGCCGGCACTCCGTTTGCAGACACAGCCCGGATGTACCGCGAGCGGTTCAGGCATATCAAAAATATTTACACCAAATACGGCGAGGACATAATCAGCGCTTTCAGAAAATTCCAGGATGAAGGCCTGATCGAAATCATCACCTGCGGCGCGACGCACGGCTTCCTGCCGCTGATGATAAAAGACGAGGCCATCACGGCCCAGGTCCAGGTGGCGGTAACTAACTACCAAAAACATTTCCACCGCCCGCCCCAGGGCATCTGGCTACCCGAATGCGCCTATAAACCGGGTGTGGAAAAGGCGCTGGCCAAGGCCGGAATAAAGTTTTTTATAGTTGACACGCACGGACTGATATACGCCCAACCAACCGCGCCTTACGAAGCTAACACACCAGTTTATTGCAACGGCGTCTATGCTTTCGGCCGCGATCAGGATGCGTCAAAACAGGTTTGGAGCGCCGATGAAGGATATCCGGGCGACACCAATTACCGCGAGTTCTACCGCGACCTGGGTTATGACGGACCTTACCAGTATATCCGTCCGTATTTGCACTCGGACGGCGTCCGGCGCAATGTCGGCATCAAATACCACCGCATCACCGGCAAGGTCAAACTCAATGAAAAAGAGCCTTACAACTACGCCAATGCGCTGGCTAAGGTTGAAGCCAACGCAGCGGATTTCCTGCTTAACCGCCAGAACCAGATTAAATACCTGGCCGAAAAACACAATATCAACCCTATAGTGGTTGCGCCTTATGACACCGAACTTTTCGGGCATTGGTGGTTTGAAGGCCCGGAATTCATCTACGCATTGATAAAGAAAATCTCGACCCAGAGCGATATCGGCTTGATAACGCCTGCGGAATACATAAAACTCTTCCCCAACCAACCGGTCTGCGAGCCTTCAATGTCCACCTGGGGCGACAAGGGCTACAACGAGGTCTGGCTCAACGGCAAAAATGACTGGGTCTACCGGCACCTGCATCAGGCCGAAGATAAAATGGTCGAACTGGCCGCAACTTATCCCAAAGCCGTAAGCATTCTCAAGGAAATACTCAACCAAATGGCCCGGGAACTGCTTTTAGCCCAGAGCAGCGACTGGGCGTTCCTGATGACCACCGGCCATTCGGAATCCTACGCCCATAACCGCTTTAAAAATCACATCATCAGGTTTAATACACTATACAAACAGGTCAAATCACAAATAATAGACCACGATTTTTTACAGCGGCTCAGGTTGGAGGATAACATCTTCCCGGAAATAGATTACCGGGTCTATGTGCCTAAGCAATAA